The Planctomycetota bacterium region GCACGCATAGCCGAACATCATCCCCTGGTCGCCGGCGCCAATGTCCTTCCCCTTGGTCTGGTCTTCGTTCACGCCGACGGCGATGTCCGGGCTTTGCCGGTCCAAGCAGACCATCACGGCGCAGGTGTTGTAGCAGATGCCCTTGTGGTCGTCGTCGTAACCGACGTCCTTGATCACTTCGCGGACGACGTCGGTGTAGTTGATCGCCGCCTTGGTGGTGATCTCGCCGGCGATCACGGCCACGCCGGTGGTGACCAGGGTTTCACAGCCGACGCGGCTCAACGGGTCTTGGGCCAGCAGCGCATCGAGAATGCCATCGGAAATCTGGTCGGCCAGCTTGTCGGGATGACCCATGCTGACCGATTCGCTGGTGAATAAGTAATTGCCGCTCGCCACGTGGGAACCTCCGTAGTATTGATGCGCGTTCGCCCATTTCGCCCAAAATTATACCGACTATTAACGGGGCGAAAACGGCAAATATGTTGAGAAACGCCGAGGATCGTCAGCCATTTTCGCGCCGTTTATGGCGGCTTGACGCCGGACGGCCCCTGCAAGCGTCCATGCAGGTAGACATCCGGGCCTAGCAGTTCGACTTTCATGGCCGCCAGCCAGCGCGACGCCGCCGGGTCGGCAATGCCGACGCCAGCGATCGGGCTGGCCGCTTTGGCCCCGCCGAACAGCCGTGGAGCAATAAAGGCGTGGACCTCGTCGAGTTCTCCCGAGTCGAACAGCGAGCCCAGCACTTCGCCTCCCCCTTCGACCAGCACGTTGGTCATCCGCCGCCGGCCAAGCTCGTCGAGCAACTCGTGCCAGGCGGCCGTCGGCTCGGCTGACGCCACGCGGAACAATTCACAGCCCGCCCCTTCCAATTGTCGGCAGGCCGAATCGGTCGCGCCGGCGGTCACCACGACCAGCGTTGGCACCTCGCGGGCCGAGGCCACGACCTTGGCCGTCACCGACAGCTTGGCGTGACGATGCAGGATGACGCGCGTCGCCGTCCGCGGCCCCGCCGGACGCGCGGTCAATTCGGGATCGTCGGCGTCAACCGTGCCGCGGCCGACGGCAATCGCGTCGACGCGGCCGCGCAAGGCGTGTACGACGGCGCGCGACGCCTCGCTCGATATCCAACGACTCGCCCCGGTATGCGTGGCGATCTTGCCATCGAGCGTCATCGCCCATTTACCGATCACCCAGGGGCGACCGCGCGTGACCAGCTTCAGATACGGCGCGTTCAACTCGGCGGCCTTGTCGCCGTGGACGCCGCAACTGACTTCGATACCGGCCGCCTGCAACTCGGCGATTCCCTTGCCGGCCACGGCGGGGAACGGATCGAGCTGGGCCACGACCACGCGCGCCACGCCGGCGGCAATGACCGCGCGTGTGCAGGGAGGGGTCTTCCCTTGATGGCAGCAGGGTTCGAGCGTGACGTACATGGTCGCGCCGCGAGCGCGCGGGCCAGCCACGGCTAGAGCTTCGACCTCGGCGTGCGGGCCACCGAACTGGCGGTGCCAGCCTTCGCCGATGATCTCGGCCCCGTGAGCGAGCACACAGCCGACCATCGGGTTCGGCTCGACCAGCCCCTGGCCACGCAGCGCCACGTCGAGCGCCCGTTGCATGTGCCAGGCGTCGAGCGCGGCTCGTTCAGTCAGCACTTGTTCGTCGACATCACCCATCGTGCCGCTTAGTCCATGCCCGGCATCCAAAGGGCTGACTTCTGTTCGCCGCCGGCCGGGGCCGCCGCGGGGCCACCGGGGGTCCACAACTGGTTGGCGGGGGCGGCCGCCGCTTCGGCCGGCGCGGCACCCAAGGGTCCGGCGGCGCGCGTCACCGGGCGGCCATCGGGCCCAATTGCCCCCATTTCGTACAACAACTGCATCAAGGCTTGCCCGACGCCGGGCTCCTGAGCGTGCTTCATCTGCAAGTGCTTGAACAACTCGCTGGCCTGTTGCTCTTCGCCGCGTTGCAGGCGGAGCATCAGCTCCGACATATCGAACCGCGCGCACGACCGGCCGGCTTTGACCGCGGCGGCGCGGGCCTGGCCCAGGTATTCCAGCACCTTTTCCGGCGCTTCTTCCAACTCGGCCAGGATGCCGTACACGCCCGCCATATCAGTTTTCTCGTGGACCTGCGGGCGTTTGAGAATCTCCTGGGCGAACTTCGACAGGGCCAGGCGCATCGACGTGAATCGCGCGCGGCGGAACGAGGTCAGCAAGTCGTCGTCCGACAGCTTCTCGGCGTCCAGGCGCGCCAGCCGGGCCAGCGACAGCCGGTCGAGCACAATGCCCGACGGGTCGATGGGCGCGACAATCGGCAAGCCCAGCCGACCGCGCAGCTCGTCAACGATGGCGGGCGTCGACGGATGTTCCAGCGACATCTCGACCAGCAGCAGTGCCGCTTGGACCTTGAGCTTCAGGTTCGGGTCGGCGGCCGCCGCTTCGGCCGTCTTGCCGCCGAACAGCTTCAGCGGTTGCTTGGGCCAGCGGTTCAACACCGCGTCGCGGCGGCGACGGACCATCAACTGGCGAACTTCGTCCGGCGGCGTATCGGGAGGCAAACGCCAGTCGATCATCAGCGCGCGCTGCCCGGCCGGAATATGGTTGATGACCTCTTCGGCCCCGGGCACGCCAACGGCGTCGCCGGCCAACTCACTCAACAACGCTTGCGAGCCGGCCAAGTGCGGCCGATCGCACTCGCAGACCAACCGCGCCGGCTTGTCGGTCTCGCGACCAAAGACGAACGCCTCGCCCAGCACCGTCGGGACCGCGTCATAGGTGATGCCCGCGCCGGACTTGGGCAGCGGCCGATCGAGCAGGAAGTAGACGGCCCGCGGGGGCACTTCCCCTTCGGGAGCTTGCACCGCTTCGTTCGGAACGCGTTGCAGGCGCGTGTCGCCGGCCAGTCGTTCCAGCACCCGGTCAATGTCATTGATCGGGTATTCCAATCGCAGATCGTCGATCGTGTCCTCGGCCGTGGCCGCGTCGAGCAATTGGGCCTGGGCCTCGGCTTCGATGGCGTCCTGCAATGGCACGCCCGGCACGCTGACCAGCTTGC contains the following coding sequences:
- a CDS encoding methionine adenosyltransferase; its protein translation is MASGNYLFTSESVSMGHPDKLADQISDGILDALLAQDPLSRVGCETLVTTGVAVIAGEITTKAAINYTDVVREVIKDVGYDDDHKGICYNTCAVMVCLDRQSPDIAVGVNEDQTKGKDIGAGDQGMMFGYACNDTPELMPLPIALSHRITNALTEARRSGRVAWLRPDSKSQVTVQYDGNRAVAIDTIVVSTQHDPDVSNEEISRVVKNEIIKPLLPEGLTTSKIKYHINPTGRFVVGGPHGDCGLTGRKIIVDT
- the ribD gene encoding bifunctional diaminohydroxyphosphoribosylaminopyrimidine deaminase/5-amino-6-(5-phosphoribosylamino)uracil reductase RibD, whose amino-acid sequence is MQRALDVALRGQGLVEPNPMVGCVLAHGAEIIGEGWHRQFGGPHAEVEALAVAGPRARGATMYVTLEPCCHQGKTPPCTRAVIAAGVARVVVAQLDPFPAVAGKGIAELQAAGIEVSCGVHGDKAAELNAPYLKLVTRGRPWVIGKWAMTLDGKIATHTGASRWISSEASRAVVHALRGRVDAIAVGRGTVDADDPELTARPAGPRTATRVILHRHAKLSVTAKVVASAREVPTLVVVTAGATDSACRQLEGAGCELFRVASAEPTAAWHELLDELGRRRMTNVLVEGGGEVLGSLFDSGELDEVHAFIAPRLFGGAKAASPIAGVGIADPAASRWLAAMKVELLGPDVYLHGRLQGPSGVKPP
- a CDS encoding SEC-C domain-containing protein, whose translation is MQLDPYAMCPCGSGKKLKFCCADLAHDLEQIYKLADGGQRQACLDQVERLLVTHPERACLLSLKATLQSQLGMGEQAAATINEFVRLHPHNQIALADKAIVAAQQEGSLTGIGWLQRALEASNDTLMPQVYETMGVLAEMLLAEGYWQAGRSHAMMQLQLQPQDEQALQFIARVMNLPSMPALFKEELPLQRPPFDAPWQGEFDAAMSAVDHMHWSAAEARLNAVSGRAGNVAPIWQNLAVLRARLGNVPGTVDALRKLVSVPGVPLQDAIEAEAQAQLLDAATAEDTIDDLRLEYPINDIDRVLERLAGDTRLQRVPNEAVQAPEGEVPPRAVYFLLDRPLPKSGAGITYDAVPTVLGEAFVFGRETDKPARLVCECDRPHLAGSQALLSELAGDAVGVPGAEEVINHIPAGQRALMIDWRLPPDTPPDEVRQLMVRRRRDAVLNRWPKQPLKLFGGKTAEAAAADPNLKLKVQAALLLVEMSLEHPSTPAIVDELRGRLGLPIVAPIDPSGIVLDRLSLARLARLDAEKLSDDDLLTSFRRARFTSMRLALSKFAQEILKRPQVHEKTDMAGVYGILAELEEAPEKVLEYLGQARAAAVKAGRSCARFDMSELMLRLQRGEEQQASELFKHLQMKHAQEPGVGQALMQLLYEMGAIGPDGRPVTRAAGPLGAAPAEAAAAPANQLWTPGGPAAAPAGGEQKSALWMPGMD